From a single Tursiops truncatus isolate mTurTru1 chromosome 20, mTurTru1.mat.Y, whole genome shotgun sequence genomic region:
- the CHD3 gene encoding chromodomain-helicase-DNA-binding protein 3 isoform X3: protein MASPLRDEEEEEEEMVVSEEEEEEEEEGDEEEEEVEAADEDYEEDDDEGVLGRGPGHDRGRDRHSPPGCHLFPPPPPPPLPPPPPPPPPPPDKDDIRLLPSALGVKKRKRGPKKQKENKPGKARKRKKLDSEEEFGSERDEYREKSESGGSEYGTGPGRKRRRKHREKKEKKTKRRKKGEGDGGQKVEQKSSATLLLTWGLEDVEHVFSEEDYHTLTNYKAFSQFMRPLIAKKNPKIPMSKMMTILGAKWREFSANNPFKGSAAAVAAAAAAAAAAVAEQVSAAVSSATPIAPSGPPALPPPPAADIQPPPIRRAKTKEGKGPGHKRRSKSPRVPDGRKKLRGKKMAPLKIKLGLLGGKRKKGGSYVFQSDEGPEPEAEESDLDSGSVHSASGRPDGPVRTKKLKRGRPGRKKKKVLGCPAVAGEEEVDGYETDHQDYCEVCQQGGEIILCDTCPRAYHLVCLDPELDRAPEGKWSCPHCEKEGVQWEAKEEEEDYEEEGEEEGEKEEEDDHMEYCRVCKDGGELLCCDACISSYHIHCLNPPLPDIPNGEWLCPRCTCPVLKGRVQKILHWRWGEPPVAVPAPQQADGNPDAPPARPLQGRSEREFFVKWVGLSYWHCSWAKELQLEIFHLVMYRNYQRKNDMDEPPPLDYGSGEDDGKSDKRKVKDPHYAEMEEKYYRFGIKPEWMTVHRIINHSVDKKGNYHYLVKWRDLPYDQSTWEEDEMNIPEYEDHKQSYWRHRELIMGEDPAQPRKYKKKKKELQGDGPPSSPTNDPTVKYETQPRFITATGGTLHMYQLEGLNWLRFSWAQGTDTILADEMGLGKTIQTIVFLYSLYKEGHTKGPFLVSAPLSTIINWEREFQMWAPKFYVVTYTGDKDSRAIIRENEFSFEDNAIKGGKKAFKMKREAQVKFHVLLTSYELITIDQAALGSIRWACLVVDEAHRLKNNQSKFFRVLNGYKIDHKLLLTGTPLQNNLEELFHLLNFLTPERFNNLEGFLEEFADISKEDQIKKLHDLLGPHMLRRLKADVFKNMPAKTELIVRVELSPMQKKYYKYILTRNFEALNSRGGGNQVSLLNIMMDLKKCCNHPYLFPVAAMESPKLPSGAYEGGALIKASGKLMLLQKMLRKLKEQGHRVLIFSQMTKMLDLLEDFLDYEGYKYERIDGGITGALRQEAIDRFNAPGAQQFCFLLSTRAGGLGINLATADTVIIFDSDWNPHNDIQAFSRAHRIGQANKVMIYRFVTRASVEERITQVAKRKMMLTHLVVRPGLGSKAGSMSKQELDDILKFGTEELFKDENEGENKEEDSSVIHYDNEAIARLLDRNQDATEDTDVQNMNEYLSSFKVAQYVVREEDKIEEIEREIIKQEENVDPDYWEKLLRHHYEQQQEDLARNLGKGKRVRKQVNYNDAAQEDQDNQSEYSVGSEEEDEDFDERPEGRRQSKRQLRNEKDKPLPPLLARVGGNIEVLGFNTRQRKAFLNAVMRWGMPPQDAFTTQWLVRDLRGKTEKEFKAYVSLFMRHLCEPGADGSETFADGVPREGLSRQQVLTRIGVMSLVKKKVQEFEHINGRWSMPELMPDPSADSKRSSRASSPTKTSPTTPEASAANSPCTSKPATPAPSEKGDGVRTPLEKDEAENQEEKPEKNSKIGEKMETEADTPSPAPSLGERLEPRKIPLEDEVPGVPGEMEPEPGYRGDREKSATESTPGERGEEKPMDGQEHRERPEGETGDLGKRAEDVKGDRELRPGPPRDEPRSNGRREEKAEKPRFMFNIADGGFTELHTLWQNEERAAVSSGKLNEIWHRRHDYWLLAGIVLHGYARWQDIQNDAQFAIINEPFKTEANKGNFLEMKNKFLARRFKLLEQALVIEEQLRRAAYLNLSQEPAHPAMALHARFAEAECLAESHQHLSKESLAGNKPANAVLHKGKGRGGPARGRAHNAASEPAGGVAERHEGGRDPPASHAVPNTPHRSPPSDVRAQHPQPAGQQGHGASPHTGLPPGSVRYTSGVRGGLQRRTRRGPGRRRRQLQPDACRVLHHSRHQRPSSAGEEGEGNGGGIGVRRAGSEGAPSRGGDLYRRLTGSQACPSPRPRPRGRPPAQALGPAASPPPSPPLGPPLG from the exons ATGGCTTCCCCTCTGagggacgaggaggaggaggaggaggagatggtggtgtcggaggaggaagaagaggaggaagaagagggcgacgaggaggaggaggaggtggaggcggCCGACGAGGACTACGAGGAGGACGACGACGAGGGAGTACTTGGGCGCGGGCCGGGCCACGACCGGGGCCGCGACCGCCACAGCCCCCCCGGCTGCCACCTcttcccgccgccgccgccgccgccgctgcccccgccgccgccgccgccacccccACCGCCAG ATAAGGATGACATTCGGCTGCTGCCTTCAGCACTGGgtgtgaagaagagaaaaagaggaccCAAGAAGCAGAAGGAGAACAAGCCAGGAAAAGCCCGAAAACGCAAGAAGCTT GACAGCGAGGAGGAATTTGGCTCTGAGCGAGATGAGTACCGGGAGAAGTCAGAGAGTGGAGGCAGTGAATATGGAACTGGACCAGGTCGGAAACGGAGAcggaagcacagagaaaaaaaggagaagaagacgAAGCGGCGGAAaaaaggggagggagatggggggcaAAAG GTGGAACAGAAGTCATCGGCAACTCTGCTTCTGACTTGGGGCCTGGAGGACGTGGAACATGTGTTCTCTGAGGAGGATTACCACACACTCACCAACTACAAAGCCTTTAGCCAGTTCATGAG GCCCCTGATTGCTAAGAAGAATCCTAAGATCCCAATGTCTAAGATGATGACCATCCTTGGGGCCAAGTGGAGAGAGTTCAGCGCCAACAACCCCTTCAAGGGGTCGGCAGCTGCTGtggcggcagcggcggcagcggcggccgCAGCTGTAGCTGAGCAGGTGTCAGCAGCTGTCTCATCGGCCACCCCCATAGCACCTTCCGGACCCCCTGCCCTTCCACCACCCCCTGCTGCTGATatccagcccccacccatccgaAGAGCCAAAACCAAAGAGGGCAAAG GTCCAGGCCACAAGAGGCGGAGTAAGAGCCCCCGAGTGCCTGATGGACGCAAGAAGCTTCGGGGAAAGAAGATGGCCCCACTCAAAATCAAACTAGGGCTGCTGGGCggcaagaggaagaagggaggctCG TATGTTTTCCAGAGTGACGAGGGCCCTGAACCAGAGGCTGAGGAGTCAGACCTGGACAGTGGCAGTGTCCACAGTGCCTCAGGCCGCCCTGATGGCCCTGTCCGCACCAAGAAACTGAAGAGAGGCCGgccaggaaggaagaagaagaagg TCCTGGGCTGTCCTGCAGTGGCCGGGGAGGAGGAGGTTGATGGCTACGAGACGGATCACCAGGATTACTGTGAGGTGTGCCAGCAGGGTGGGGAAATTATTCTGTGTGACACCTGCCCTCGTGCCTACCACCTCGTCTGCCTCGATCCTGAGCTTGACCGGGCTCCTGAGGGCAAATGGAGCTGCCCCCACTGT GAGAAGGAGGGGGTACAGTGGGAggccaaggaggaggaggaagactatgaagaggagggggaagaggagggggagaaggaggaagaggacgaCCACATGGAGTACTGCCGTGTGTGCAAGGATGGCGGGGAGCTCCTGTGCTGTGACGCCTGCATCTCCTCCTACCACATTCACTGCCTGAACCCCCCGCTGCCTGACATCCCCAACGGCGAGTGGCTGTGTCCCCGATGCACA TGTCCCGTGCTGAAAGGCCGTGTGCAGAAGATCCTACACTGGCGGTGGGGGGAGCCCCCTGTGGCAGTGCCGGCCCCCCAACAGGCAGACGGGAATCCAGATGCCCCGCCCGCGCGTCCTCTTCAAGGCAGATCGGAGAGAGAGTTCTTTGTCAAGTGGGTAGGACTGTCCTACTGGCACTGCTCCTGGGCCAAGGAGCTTCAG CTGGAAATTTTCCACTTGGTAATGTACCGAAACTATCAACGGAAGAATGACATGGACGAGCCCCCACCCCTCGACTACGGCTCTGGTGAGGATGATGGGAAGAGTGACAAACGCAAGGTGAAGGACCCGCACTATGCCGAGATGGAGGAGAAGTACTATCGTTTCGGCATCAAGCCAGAGTGGATGACCGTCCACCGGATCATCAACCACAG TGTGGATAAGAAGGGAAATTACCACTATCTAGTGAAATGGAGGGACTTGCCATATGACCAGTCCACGTGGGAGGAAGATGAAATGAACATCCCTGAATATGAAGACCATAAACAAAGCTACTGGAGACACCG AGAACTAATTATGGGGGAGGACCCCGCCCAGCCCCGCAagtataagaagaagaagaaggagctgCAGGGTGATGGGCCTCCCAGCTCTCCTACTAATGAT CCGACAGTGAAATACGAGACTCAGCCCCGGTTCATCACAGCCACTGGAGGCACGCTGCACATGTATCAGCTGGAGGGCTTGAACTGGCTGCGCTTCTCGTGGGCCCAGGGCACTGACACCATTCTGGCTGATGAGATGGGACTGGGCAAGACCATACAAACCATCGTCTTCCTCTACTCACTGTATAAGGAG GGCCACACAAAGGGTCCCTTCCTGGTGAGCGCCCCGCTCTCCACCATCATTAACTGGGAGCGGGAGTTCCAGATGTGGGCACCCAAGTTCTATGTGGTGACGTACACGGGTGACAAGGACAGCCGAGCCATCATTCGTGAGAATGAGTTTTCCTTTGAAGACAACGCCATCAAAGGTGGCAAGAAAGCTTTTAAGATGAAG AGGGAGGCGCAGGTGAAGTTCCATGTTCTCCTGACATCATATGAGCTGATCACCATTGATCAGGCAGCTCTTGGCTCCATCCGCTGGGCCTGTCTCGTGGTGGATGAGGCCCATCGGCTCAAGAACAACCAGTCCAAG tttttcagGGTCCTCAATGGCTACAAGATAGATCATAAGTTGCTGCTGACAGGGACTCCACTGCAGAATAACCTGGAGGAGCTCTTCCATCTGCTGAACTTCCTCACCCCAGAGAGGTTTAA CAatctggaaggcttcctggaggagtttGCCGACATATCCAAAGAAGACCAGATTAAGAAACTTCATGACTTGCTGGGGCCACATATGCTGAGGAGGCTCAAGGCTGATGTCTTTAAGAATATGCCGGCCAAGACAGAGCTCATCGTCCGCGTGGAGCTGAGCCCCATGCAGAA GAAATACTACAAGTATATCCTGACCCGAAATTTTGAGGCCTTGAACTCACGAGGAGGTGGGAACCAAGTGTCATTGCTTAACATCATGATGGATCTTAAGAAGTGCTGCAACCATCCGTATCTCTTTCCTGTGGCTGCTATG GAGTCCCCCAAACTTCCCAGTGGGGCATATGAGGGTGGGGCACTTATTAAGGCATCTGGGAAGCTCATGCTGTTGCAGAAGATGCTGCGGAAGCTGAAGGAGCAAGGACACAGAGTGCTCATCTTCTCGCAG ATGACCAAAATGTTAGACTTGCTAGAGGACTTCTTAGACTACGAAGGCTACAAGTATGAGCGCATTGACGGCGGCATCACTGGtgccctgaggcaggaggccATCGATCGCTTCAATG CTCCTGGGGCCCAACAATTCTGCTTCCTCCTGTCCACCCGGGCTGGAGGGCTGGGCATCAATCTGGCCACTGCCGACACTGTCATCATCTTTGATTCAGACTGGAACCCCCATAATGATATCCAG GCCTTCAGCCGTGCTCATCGGATCGGCCAGGCCAACAAAGTGATGATCTACCGGTTTGTGACTCGCGCATCAGTGGAAGAGCGAATCACACAGGTGGCCAAGAGAAAGATGATGCTGACGCATCTGGTGGTGCGGCCTGGGCTGGGCTCCAAGGCGGGCTCCATGTCCAAGCAGGAGCTGGATGACATCCTCAAATTTGGCACCGAGGAGCTATTTAAGGATGAAAATGAGG GGGAGAACAAGGAGGAGGACAGCAGTGTGATTCACTATGACAACGAGGCCATCGCTCGGCTCCTGGACCGGAACCAGGATGCAACTGAGGACACTGACGTGCAGAACATGAATGAGTATCTCAGCTCCTTCAAGGTGGCCCAGTACGTGGTGAGGGAAGAAGACAAG ATTGAGGAAATTGAACGCGAGATCATCAAGCAGGAGGAGAACGTGGATCCCGACTACTGGGAGAAGCTGCTGAGACACCACTACGAGCAGCAGCAGGAAGACCTGGCCCGCAACCTCGGCAAAGGCAAGAGGGTCCGCAAGCAGGTTAACTACAACGATGCTGCTCAGGAGGACCAAG ATAACCAGTCAGAGTACTCAGTGGGATcagaggaggaggatgaagacTTTGATGAGCGTCCTGAAG GGCGTCGACAGTCCAAGAGGCAGCTCCGGAACGAAAAGGATAAGCCACTGCCTCCACTGCTGGCTCGAGTTGGGGGCAACATTGAG GTGTTGGGATTCAACACCCGTCAGCGGAAGGCCTTCCTCAATGCTGTGATGCGCTGGGGCATGCCACCACAGGACGCCTTCACCACCCAGTGGCTGGTGCGGGACCTCAGGGGCAAGACTGAAAAAGAGTTCAA GGCCTATGTGTCTTTGTTCATGCGCCATCTCTGTGAGCCCGGGGCAGACGGCTCTGAAACCTTTGCTGACGGGGTCCCTCGGGAGGGACTGAGTCGCCAGCAAGTGTTGACCCGCATTGGAGTCATGTCTCTCGTCAAGAAGAAG GTTCAGGAGTTTGAGCACATCAATGGGCGCTGGTCTATGCCGGAGCTGATGCCCGACCCCAGTGCTGACTCCAAGCGTTCCTCCAGAGCCTCCTCTCCTACCAAAACGTCTCCCACCACTCCTGAGGCTTCTGCTGCAAACAGTCCCTGCACCTCAAAACCTG CTACTCCAGCTCCCAGTGAGAAAGGAGATGGCGTAAGGACACCTCTGGAGAAGGATGAAGCAGAAAACCAGGAGGAGAAGCCAGAGAAGAATAGCAAAATTGGGGAGAAGATGGAAACAGAG GCTGatacccccagcccagccccatcACTTGGGGAGCGGCTGGAGCCAAGGAAGATTCCTCTAGAGGATGAGGTGCCAGGGGTACCTGGAGAGATGGAGCCTGAACCTGGGTACCGTGGGGACAGAGAGAAGTCAG CCACGGAGTCGACGCCaggagagaggggggaggagaagccGATGGATGGACAGGAACACAGGGAGAGGCCGGAGGGGGAGACGGGGGATTTGGGCAAGAGAG CAGAAGATGTAAAAGGGGACCGGGAGCTTCGACCTGGGCCTCCTCGAGACGAGCCGCGGTCCAACGGGCGACGtgaggagaaggcagagaagcCGCGGTTCATGTTCAATATTGCAGACGGTGGCTTCACAG AGCTCCACACGCTGTGGCAGAATGAGGAACGGGCAGCTGTTTCCTCGGGGAAACTCAATGAGATCTGGCACCGAAGACATGACTATTGGCTTCTGGCTGGGATTGTCCT CCATGGCTACGCACGGTGGCAGGACATCCAGAATGATGCTCAGTTTGCCATTATCAACGAGCCATTTAAAACTGAAGCCAATAAGGGGAACTTTCTGGAGATGAAAAATAAGTTCCTGGCGCGGAGATTCAAG CTCCTGGAGCAGGCGCTGGTGATTGAGGAGCAGCTGCGGCGGGCGGCCTACCTGAACCTATCACAGGAGCCGGCGCACCCCGCCATGGCCCTCCACGCCCGCTTCGCCGAGGCCGAGTGCCTGGCCGAGAGCCACCAGCACCTCTCCAAGGAGTCGTTGGCGGGGAACAAGCCGGCCAACGCCGTGCTGCACAAGGGTAAGGGCCGCGGCGGCCCCGCGCGGGGGAGGGCCCACAACGCTGC TTCTGAACCAGCTGGAGGAGTTGCTGAGCGACATGAAGGCGGACGTGACCCGCCTGCCAGCCACGCTGTCCCGAATACCCCCCATCGCAGCCCGCCTTCAGATGTCCGAGCGCAGCATCCTCAGCCGGCTGGCCAGCAAGGGCACGGAGCCTCACCCCACACCG GCCTTCCCCCCGGGTCCGTACGCTACACCTCCGGGGTACGGGGCGGCCTTCAGCGCCGCACCCGTAGGGGCCCTGGCCGCCGCAGGCGCCAATTACAGCCAGATGCCTGCAGGGTCCTTCATCACAG CCGCCACCAACGGCCCTCCAGTGCTggtgaagaaggagaaggaaatggTGGGGGCATTGGTGTCAGACGGGCTGGATCGGAAGGAGCCCCGAGCCGGGGAGGTGATCTGTATAGACGACTGACCGGATCCCAGGCCTGCCCTTCACCCAGGCCCCGTCCCCGAGGCCGACCCCCAGCTCAGGCTCTGGGGCCTGCTGCCAGTCCTCCGCCTTCCCCACCCCTTGGGCCCCCGCTGGGCTAG